A single genomic interval of Arthrobacter sp. NicSoilB8 harbors:
- a CDS encoding P-loop NTPase: MSIPVVTVGDSRDDLVGGLERLHGPVSVVRRCGELAELLAACQSGLARAAVVATGSEELTASLVDRLSAVGVVVIALADDSAETARLRAIGVATEASAVDAAALAARISAAVAQRSNGGDRPSPDAAGGAAPSGALPPAGQVPHASGEGAAGARRPAGRGRVIAVWGPAGAPGRTLVAANIAGELAAEGQSVLLVDADSYGASVAALLGLLDEAAGLAQACRLADQGLLDADALLRVATTVVTKSGTFRVLTGITRADRWTELRAAALTLVLERAREIADATVVDTGFCLEAEEGLSFDAGAPRRNAATLRSLELADTVFAIGAADSIGVPRLVRGLADLQAAVPHASPQVVMNKVRTAAVGRSPERQLRAAWERYGPAASLSAFLPSDPAASDAALLSGALLLESAPESELRRAIAKLVCAPAQRNKNSFVFSSTAHRLAKG; encoded by the coding sequence ATGAGCATTCCCGTTGTGACCGTGGGCGACTCCCGCGATGACTTGGTCGGCGGCCTGGAGCGCCTCCACGGCCCCGTGTCCGTTGTCCGGCGGTGCGGCGAGCTGGCCGAACTGCTGGCCGCGTGCCAGAGCGGGCTGGCCCGCGCCGCCGTCGTCGCGACCGGGAGCGAAGAGCTGACGGCCTCGCTGGTGGACCGCCTGTCCGCCGTCGGCGTGGTCGTCATCGCCCTGGCCGATGATTCGGCCGAAACGGCCCGCCTGCGGGCCATCGGCGTCGCAACTGAAGCCAGCGCCGTTGACGCCGCGGCCCTTGCGGCACGGATTTCCGCGGCCGTGGCACAACGCAGCAACGGCGGGGACCGGCCCTCTCCTGATGCGGCCGGCGGCGCGGCCCCGTCCGGCGCTCTCCCGCCGGCAGGCCAGGTGCCGCACGCTTCGGGAGAGGGCGCCGCGGGCGCCCGACGCCCTGCCGGCAGGGGCCGGGTCATTGCGGTCTGGGGCCCTGCCGGCGCGCCGGGCCGGACCCTGGTTGCCGCCAACATCGCCGGTGAGCTGGCCGCCGAAGGGCAATCCGTGCTGCTGGTCGATGCCGACAGCTACGGCGCCAGCGTGGCCGCCCTGCTGGGACTGCTCGATGAGGCAGCCGGGCTGGCCCAGGCCTGCCGGCTGGCAGATCAGGGGCTGCTCGACGCCGATGCCCTGCTTCGGGTCGCCACCACCGTGGTAACCAAATCCGGGACGTTCCGCGTGCTCACCGGAATTACCCGGGCAGACCGGTGGACCGAGCTGCGTGCCGCGGCGCTCACGCTGGTGTTGGAGCGGGCCAGGGAAATCGCGGATGCGACTGTGGTGGATACCGGCTTCTGCCTTGAAGCCGAGGAGGGCCTCAGTTTTGACGCCGGGGCCCCGCGAAGAAACGCTGCCACCCTGAGGAGCCTGGAACTGGCAGACACGGTTTTTGCGATCGGGGCGGCTGACTCCATCGGAGTGCCGAGGCTGGTGCGCGGCCTCGCCGACCTCCAGGCGGCCGTTCCGCACGCATCGCCCCAGGTGGTCATGAACAAAGTCAGGACCGCCGCCGTGGGGCGGTCTCCGGAACGCCAGCTCCGGGCGGCGTGGGAGCGGTACGGCCCGGCGGCCTCCCTCTCGGCGTTCCTGCCCTCAGACCCTGCCGCGAGCGATGCTGCGTTGCTTTCCGGAGCACTTTTGCTCGAATCCGCCCCCGAATCCGAGTTGCGGCGCGCGATCGCCAAATTGGTTTGTGCACCTGCCCAGCGAAACAAGAATTCCTTTGTCTTTTCTTCCACAGCACACCGCCTGGCAAAAGGCTAG
- the secA gene encoding preprotein translocase subunit SecA: MASLIEKLLRTGDKRTLRQLRNYADSINALESSFQTFTDAELREETDRLRARHQDGEKLDDLLPEAFAAVREASSRTLGLRHFDVQLMGGAALHLGNIAEMKTGEGKTLVATAPAYLNALTGKGVHVVTVNDYLAEYQSDLMGRVYRFLGLSSGCILSNQDPALRREQYAADITYGTNNEFGFDYLRDNMAWDKSELVQRGHHFAVVDEVDSILIDEARTPLIISGPAQGDTNRWYSEFAKVVTRLQPETDYEVDEKKRTVGVLEAGIEKVEDYLGIHNLYESANTPLIGFLNNAIKAKELFKRDKDYVILDGEVLIVDEHTGRILAGRRYNEGMHQAIEAKEGVEIKAENQTLATVTLQNYFRMYDKLAGMTGTAETEAAEFMSTYKLGVVAIPTNRDMQRIDQPDLVYKNETVKFDAVVKDIAERHEKGQPVLVGTTSVEKSEYLSRLLAKEGVRHEVLNAKNHAREASIVAQAGRKGAVTVATNMAGRGTDIMLGGNAEFTAVAELARRGLDPEENSEEYEAAWPEAFESAKQAVKDEHEEVLNLGGLYVLGTERHESRRIDNQLRGRSGRQGDPGESRFYLSLTDDLMRLFNSGAAERLMNSSVPDDVALESKLVSRAIASAQGQVEGRNAEQRKNVLKYDDVLNRQREAIYGDRRRILEGDDLHEKVQYFLEDTINAFIDAATAEGTGDDWDFNLLWSNLKTLYPVSFTPRDVIDEAGGKSRVTVDFLREEILSDARLVYQAREQAIGSESMRELERRVVLSVIGRKWQEHLYEMDYLKEGIGLRAMAQRDPLVEYQREGFIMFQAMMEAIREESVGFLFNLDVEVTPAEDVVVADAAGEHTEHHEPQIHAAGLEAPEKPAQLQYTAPGEDGAAQTRIEAKSSGRSGNPAKAAAQDIGRRTAKKKRR; this comes from the coding sequence GTGGCATCACTTATCGAAAAACTTCTCCGCACAGGGGACAAAAGGACCCTGCGGCAACTGCGGAACTATGCCGATTCCATCAATGCCCTGGAGAGCTCCTTCCAAACCTTCACGGACGCTGAGCTCCGTGAAGAAACTGACCGTCTGCGCGCACGCCACCAGGACGGCGAAAAACTCGACGATCTGCTGCCCGAGGCCTTCGCGGCCGTCCGCGAGGCCTCGTCCCGCACCCTCGGCCTGCGCCACTTCGACGTCCAGCTCATGGGTGGCGCGGCCCTGCACCTGGGCAACATCGCCGAGATGAAGACCGGTGAAGGCAAGACCCTGGTGGCCACTGCTCCGGCCTACCTCAATGCCCTCACCGGCAAGGGCGTCCACGTCGTCACCGTGAACGATTACCTCGCCGAATACCAGTCTGATCTCATGGGCCGCGTCTACCGCTTCCTCGGCCTGAGCAGCGGCTGCATCCTGTCCAACCAGGACCCGGCCCTGCGCCGCGAGCAGTATGCCGCGGACATCACCTACGGCACCAACAATGAATTCGGCTTCGACTACCTGCGCGACAACATGGCGTGGGACAAGTCCGAGCTCGTCCAGCGCGGCCATCACTTCGCCGTCGTCGACGAAGTGGACTCCATCCTCATCGACGAGGCCCGCACGCCGCTCATCATCTCCGGCCCGGCCCAGGGGGACACCAACCGCTGGTACAGCGAGTTCGCCAAGGTGGTCACGCGCCTGCAGCCCGAGACCGACTACGAGGTCGATGAGAAGAAGCGCACTGTCGGTGTCCTTGAAGCCGGCATTGAAAAGGTAGAGGACTACCTCGGCATCCACAACCTTTACGAGTCCGCCAACACCCCGCTGATCGGCTTCCTGAACAACGCCATCAAAGCCAAGGAACTGTTCAAGCGGGACAAGGACTACGTCATCCTCGACGGCGAGGTGCTGATCGTCGATGAGCACACCGGCCGCATCCTGGCCGGCCGCCGCTACAACGAGGGCATGCACCAGGCCATCGAAGCCAAAGAAGGCGTCGAGATCAAGGCTGAAAACCAGACGCTCGCCACTGTCACGCTGCAGAACTACTTCCGCATGTATGACAAGCTCGCAGGCATGACCGGCACGGCCGAGACCGAGGCCGCCGAGTTCATGAGCACCTACAAGCTCGGCGTCGTGGCAATCCCCACCAACCGCGACATGCAGCGGATCGACCAGCCGGACCTCGTCTACAAGAACGAGACCGTCAAGTTCGACGCCGTCGTCAAGGACATCGCCGAACGCCACGAGAAGGGCCAGCCGGTCCTCGTCGGCACCACCAGCGTCGAGAAGAGCGAATACCTCTCCCGGCTGCTGGCCAAGGAAGGCGTCCGCCACGAGGTCCTGAACGCCAAGAACCACGCCCGGGAAGCCTCCATTGTGGCCCAGGCCGGCCGCAAGGGCGCCGTCACCGTCGCGACCAACATGGCCGGCCGCGGCACCGACATCATGCTCGGCGGCAACGCCGAGTTCACCGCCGTCGCCGAACTGGCCCGCCGGGGCCTGGACCCGGAGGAAAACTCCGAGGAATACGAGGCCGCGTGGCCCGAGGCGTTCGAGTCTGCCAAGCAGGCCGTCAAAGACGAACATGAGGAAGTCCTCAACCTGGGCGGACTCTACGTGCTGGGCACCGAGCGGCATGAATCACGCCGCATCGACAACCAGCTGCGCGGCCGTTCCGGACGCCAGGGCGACCCCGGCGAGTCCCGGTTCTACCTCTCGCTCACCGATGACCTGATGCGCCTGTTCAACTCCGGTGCGGCCGAACGGCTCATGAACAGCTCGGTACCTGACGATGTCGCGCTCGAATCCAAGCTCGTCTCCCGCGCCATCGCCTCGGCCCAAGGCCAGGTGGAGGGCCGCAACGCCGAGCAGCGCAAGAACGTGCTGAAGTACGACGACGTCCTGAACCGCCAGCGCGAGGCAATCTACGGTGACCGGCGCCGTATCCTCGAAGGCGATGACCTGCACGAGAAGGTCCAGTACTTCCTGGAAGACACCATCAACGCCTTCATCGACGCGGCCACGGCCGAGGGCACCGGCGATGACTGGGACTTCAACCTGCTGTGGTCCAATCTCAAGACCCTGTACCCCGTGAGCTTCACGCCGCGCGACGTCATTGACGAGGCCGGCGGCAAGTCCCGCGTCACCGTCGATTTCCTGAGGGAAGAGATCCTCTCCGATGCCCGGCTGGTCTACCAGGCCAGGGAGCAGGCGATTGGCTCGGAAAGCATGCGCGAGCTCGAGCGCCGCGTGGTCCTGTCCGTGATCGGACGGAAGTGGCAGGAACACCTCTACGAGATGGATTACCTCAAGGAGGGCATCGGGCTGCGCGCCATGGCCCAGCGCGACCCCCTGGTGGAGTACCAGCGCGAGGGCTTCATCATGTTCCAGGCCATGATGGAGGCCATCCGCGAGGAGAGCGTCGGCTTCCTGTTCAACCTCGACGTCGAAGTGACGCCGGCGGAGGATGTTGTGGTGGCAGACGCCGCGGGAGAGCACACGGAACACCACGAGCCGCAGATCCACGCTGCCGGGCTCGAGGCCCCGGAGAAGCCCGCCCAGCTGCAGTACACCGCCCCCGGCGAGGACGGTGCTGCCCAGACCCGGATCGAGGCGAAGAGCTCAGGCCGTTCGGGGAACCCGGCAAAGGCCGCTGCGCAGGACATCGGCCGCCGCACAGCGAAGAAGAAGCGGCGCTAG
- a CDS encoding Rv3235 family protein yields the protein MNPVTGIRAAAATPAPPVPALRVVSGTAAPDVHPAPPPEPLHVVDEGREICAISRSTVQAAIEVLAGTRPAQQLSRRLDPHCLAALQHRAALTRRVASGSSPTAGRLHRNPSVRSVRACRVSDDVYEASAVVVEDSRVRAVALRLERDTAAWRVTVLEIG from the coding sequence ATGAATCCAGTCACCGGGATCCGCGCAGCCGCGGCGACCCCAGCCCCACCCGTCCCTGCCCTTCGGGTGGTGTCCGGCACGGCAGCGCCGGACGTGCACCCCGCCCCGCCCCCGGAGCCCCTGCACGTGGTTGATGAAGGCCGCGAGATCTGCGCGATTTCCCGCAGCACCGTGCAGGCGGCCATCGAAGTCCTTGCCGGCACGAGGCCTGCGCAGCAGCTCTCCCGCCGCCTGGACCCGCACTGTCTTGCCGCCCTTCAACACCGCGCCGCGTTGACCCGGCGGGTAGCCTCCGGGAGCTCACCCACGGCCGGCCGGCTGCACCGCAACCCGTCCGTCCGGTCTGTCCGGGCCTGCCGGGTATCGGATGACGTCTACGAGGCCAGCGCTGTGGTGGTTGAGGACTCGCGGGTCCGCGCGGTCGCGTTGCGGCTGGAACGCGACACGGCGGCGTGGCGCGTCACAGTGCTGGAGATCGGCTGA
- a CDS encoding LysM domain-containing protein encodes MDRTAAPRPRSRQTVRADAAMALVILLLGVFLATTGNSLVQRWHVASARQQSLSFEDQLGIAANTAGLIIITWWVLSLAIAVAAGLLDCFGKTRAAAATGRFSPAFMRRLVLAAVGLQLLTAPLATAATPHDASGPGQAPQLATATPAAVSAAWMPSAARTPEPVPGPVPAPQGPAGASAVDARWKPRSPIVDAGPLAARHMRANDSPGAREVTVRAGDSLWSIAAAALGPFASDADIAREWPRLYASNREAIGANPHFLRPGQVLVLPPER; translated from the coding sequence ATGGACCGAACAGCAGCACCGCGTCCCCGTTCCCGGCAAACTGTTCGGGCAGACGCCGCCATGGCCTTGGTGATCCTGCTGCTGGGGGTCTTCCTGGCAACTACGGGAAACTCCCTGGTTCAGCGGTGGCACGTGGCCTCGGCGCGCCAGCAGTCGCTGTCTTTCGAGGACCAGCTGGGGATCGCGGCAAATACCGCCGGACTGATCATCATCACCTGGTGGGTCCTGTCGCTCGCCATCGCGGTCGCCGCGGGCCTGCTTGACTGTTTCGGCAAGACCCGTGCGGCCGCGGCCACGGGCCGGTTCAGTCCGGCCTTCATGCGCCGGCTGGTGCTCGCCGCCGTCGGCCTCCAGCTCCTGACCGCCCCGCTGGCGACGGCCGCCACCCCGCACGACGCTTCCGGCCCGGGCCAGGCCCCCCAGCTGGCAACGGCGACGCCGGCGGCGGTGTCGGCCGCGTGGATGCCATCCGCCGCCCGGACCCCAGAGCCGGTGCCCGGACCGGTGCCTGCGCCGCAGGGCCCGGCCGGCGCCTCCGCGGTGGATGCGCGCTGGAAGCCACGCAGCCCGATCGTGGATGCAGGCCCCCTGGCGGCCCGGCACATGCGCGCGAACGACTCCCCCGGTGCGCGGGAGGTCACCGTCCGCGCCGGTGATTCGCTCTGGAGCATCGCCGCGGCTGCGCTCGGGCCGTTCGCGTCGGACGCCGACATCGCCAGGGAGTGGCCCCGGCTGTATGCGAGCAACCGCGAGGCGATCGGTGCCAATCCGCATTTCCTGCGGCCGGGACAGGTCCTGGTCCTCCCGCCGGAAAGGTAG
- a CDS encoding helix-turn-helix domain-containing protein, which translates to MPRFLTLADVAEQLQINSPAAYALVRSGELKAIQVGGRGQWRVEEKMLEQYIQERYAEASRMIEEAKSKSAGS; encoded by the coding sequence ATGCCCCGTTTCCTGACTCTCGCAGACGTTGCCGAGCAGCTCCAGATCAACTCCCCGGCCGCCTACGCACTCGTGCGCAGCGGTGAGCTCAAGGCGATCCAGGTGGGCGGACGCGGCCAGTGGCGGGTCGAGGAGAAGATGCTGGAGCAGTACATCCAGGAGCGCTACGCCGAAGCCAGCCGCATGATCGAAGAAGCCAAGTCGAAATCTGCCGGGAGCTGA
- a CDS encoding NAD-glutamate dehydrogenase yields MSSGSSVEDQPVSIGSSESYLGDYYEHLAEEDFRAYAQEVLTARADTHRQVAATRLPGIANIAVRDEADCSVVYIVTDDMPFLVDSVNAELVRQNAPIHLVLHPLFVVTRNRETGDLVKVARVPSHLGFSSGDTAAMPNISHLIAQGDNASHMESWIAVEIDLVGEDKRAELVKGISRVLGDVRAAVEDWPKMRAKALEISADLDKVANRAQIAELRQAQDLLRWLDDGNFTFLGYREYDLVNESGEDVLELREESGLGLLRAGTDSRQVQHLTEAGRKKAREKRALVITKANSRSTVHRPAYLDYIGIKSFDAAGNVNGERRFIGLFATTAYAGSVRDIPVVREKVAAVLDDAGFPPDSHSGKDLLGILETYPRDELFQIEIPDLAAIATGIQRLQERRRTRLFLRPDIYGRFMSAVVYLPRDRYTTNVRLRIEQELRETFNAVSIDYEARMTESALARLFFRIRLPKDADVSNVNSDELEKRLVRAARSWGEGISEVLRARAGAGLGEGDAKELAAVWAEAFPPSYRVDYEIEDALQDIDRFEKYGAASERAGEAVKEQPGVHVYLPDGAGATLEEDARVKLYMLEPKSLSQILPYFHNLGLEVLDERPFEIETADQRDFFLYDLGLKYPAGVDPQATGQLLGESFGAAVTGAVESDSFDRLVLREGMHWRQVVVLRAYAKYMRQMGNTNSFEFISDTLLGNPDVTRALTGLFAARFDPALSDAERLFRQDQVSAELDAAIENVATLDADRVLRTFANLIRATLRTNYFQNKTHVSFKLSPAAIDGLPFPRPMFEIWVYSPRVEGVHLRFGKVARGGLRWSDRREDFRTEILGLVKAQTVKNAVIVPTGAKGGFYAKQLPDPATDRGAWMAEGIESYKTFIRGLLDITDNLIVTPEGETVRPPADVVRHDDDDSYLVVAADKGTASFSDIANGLAAEYGFWLGDAFASGGSVGYDHKAMGITARGAWESVKRHFSELDLDTQSEPFTVVGVGDMSGDVFGNGMLLSKHIRLLAAFDHRHIFLDPTPDEAASYAERQRLFELPRSSWDDYNRALISEGGGVFARQAKVIPVSPQVRAALGLPDGTTELSPPELLRAILLAPADLLYNGGIGTYVKASTESNAEVGDKANDSIRVDGRDLRVKVVGEGGNLGMTQRGRIEAALQGVILNTDAIDNSAGVDCSDHEVNIKIFVDRMVAAGKLESAERASFLSSMTEEVGRLVLEDNIDQNILLLNDRMRVSEWSPSYERLMDWLEKSADLKRDLEALPTTASLRERLEQGQGLTSPELSVLAAYAKIELASALRDSDLADDPWFRSTLRAYFPKQLRERFDAELDTHPLRREIIATVVANDMINLGGITFAFRAIEETSATEAAVAKAFVALREVYELNIMVAELNELPASFPTEHWSNVHLDIRRLLDRAVRWLLGQGGTSRPIADIVGEFKPLMDPMRARLLDYLRGDDRARVAEWLEKARSWDLPEDLAHRWAELFESFVLLDIAKIVHVSPEPVAEIAHVYYTVFNRFHADSLLERITKLPREDRWQALARAALRDDLYSTISDMTTAVLESTPAGAPAEERLTAWEGQNVEQLGRAKSMFDEVNALEADDMASLSVALRLLRSIVRR; encoded by the coding sequence ATGTCGTCTGGGTCCAGCGTGGAGGATCAACCCGTTTCGATCGGTAGCAGCGAAAGCTACCTCGGGGATTACTACGAGCACCTCGCCGAGGAGGATTTCAGGGCCTATGCCCAGGAAGTCCTGACGGCAAGGGCCGATACCCACCGCCAGGTCGCGGCGACGCGGTTGCCGGGCATCGCGAACATTGCCGTCCGTGATGAGGCCGATTGCAGCGTCGTCTACATTGTCACCGACGACATGCCCTTCCTCGTGGACTCGGTCAACGCCGAGCTGGTCCGCCAGAACGCTCCCATCCACCTCGTGCTGCACCCGCTGTTCGTTGTGACCCGCAACCGCGAGACCGGTGACCTGGTCAAGGTTGCGCGCGTCCCCTCCCATTTGGGCTTCTCCAGCGGGGACACGGCCGCCATGCCGAACATCTCGCACCTGATTGCCCAGGGTGACAACGCCTCGCACATGGAATCCTGGATCGCCGTCGAAATCGACCTCGTCGGCGAAGACAAGCGCGCCGAACTCGTGAAGGGCATCTCCCGGGTGCTCGGCGACGTCCGCGCCGCCGTCGAAGACTGGCCGAAAATGCGCGCGAAGGCTCTGGAAATCTCCGCGGACCTGGACAAGGTGGCCAACAGGGCGCAGATTGCCGAGCTGCGTCAGGCCCAGGACCTGCTCCGCTGGCTCGACGACGGAAACTTCACGTTCCTTGGCTACCGCGAATATGACCTCGTGAATGAATCCGGCGAGGATGTGCTGGAGCTGCGCGAGGAAAGCGGCCTCGGCCTGCTCCGCGCCGGCACCGACAGCCGTCAGGTCCAGCACCTCACGGAGGCCGGCAGGAAGAAGGCGCGCGAGAAGCGCGCCCTCGTCATCACGAAGGCGAACTCGCGCTCCACCGTGCACCGCCCGGCCTACCTGGATTACATCGGCATCAAGAGCTTCGACGCCGCCGGAAACGTCAACGGCGAACGCCGCTTCATCGGCCTGTTTGCCACGACCGCCTACGCCGGTTCCGTCCGTGACATCCCCGTGGTCCGGGAAAAGGTGGCCGCTGTCCTCGACGACGCCGGCTTCCCGCCGGACTCGCACTCGGGCAAGGACCTCCTGGGCATCCTCGAAACGTACCCGCGCGACGAGCTCTTCCAGATCGAAATCCCGGACCTCGCCGCCATCGCGACCGGCATCCAGCGGCTGCAGGAGCGCCGCCGGACGCGCCTGTTCCTTCGCCCCGACATCTACGGGCGGTTCATGTCCGCCGTCGTCTACCTGCCGCGCGACCGCTACACAACGAACGTCCGGCTCCGCATCGAGCAGGAACTGCGTGAGACCTTCAACGCCGTGTCCATCGACTACGAGGCACGGATGACCGAGTCCGCACTGGCCCGGCTCTTCTTCCGGATCCGGCTGCCGAAGGACGCCGACGTCAGCAACGTCAACAGCGACGAGCTGGAAAAGCGCCTGGTACGGGCCGCCCGCTCCTGGGGTGAGGGCATTTCCGAGGTTCTGCGTGCCCGCGCCGGCGCCGGCCTTGGCGAGGGCGATGCCAAGGAACTGGCGGCAGTCTGGGCGGAAGCGTTCCCTCCCAGCTACCGGGTGGACTATGAGATCGAAGACGCGTTGCAGGACATCGATCGCTTTGAAAAGTACGGTGCCGCGTCCGAACGGGCCGGCGAGGCCGTCAAGGAGCAGCCCGGCGTGCATGTGTACCTGCCCGACGGCGCCGGTGCCACCCTGGAAGAGGACGCCCGCGTCAAGCTCTACATGCTGGAACCGAAGAGCCTGAGCCAGATCCTGCCCTATTTCCATAACCTTGGCCTTGAAGTCCTGGACGAACGCCCGTTCGAGATCGAGACCGCGGACCAGCGGGACTTCTTCCTCTACGACCTCGGCCTGAAGTACCCGGCGGGCGTTGACCCCCAGGCCACGGGCCAGCTTCTGGGCGAATCGTTCGGCGCTGCCGTCACGGGTGCCGTGGAGTCCGACAGCTTTGACCGGCTGGTGCTCAGGGAGGGGATGCACTGGCGCCAGGTGGTCGTGCTGCGCGCCTACGCCAAGTACATGCGGCAGATGGGCAACACGAACTCCTTCGAGTTCATCTCCGATACCCTGCTGGGGAACCCGGACGTGACCCGCGCATTGACCGGGCTGTTCGCCGCCCGCTTCGATCCCGCGCTCAGCGACGCCGAACGCCTGTTCCGGCAGGATCAGGTCAGCGCCGAACTCGACGCCGCCATCGAAAACGTCGCCACGCTGGACGCCGACCGGGTGCTGCGCACGTTCGCCAACCTGATCCGGGCAACGCTGCGGACCAACTACTTCCAGAACAAGACACACGTCAGCTTCAAGCTGAGCCCGGCGGCCATTGACGGACTGCCGTTCCCGCGGCCGATGTTCGAGATCTGGGTCTACTCGCCCCGGGTTGAAGGCGTGCACCTGCGCTTCGGCAAGGTGGCCCGCGGAGGCCTTCGCTGGTCGGACCGGCGCGAAGACTTCCGGACCGAAATTCTCGGTCTCGTGAAGGCGCAGACCGTCAAGAACGCCGTCATCGTCCCGACCGGTGCCAAGGGCGGCTTCTACGCCAAGCAGCTCCCGGACCCCGCGACCGACCGCGGCGCCTGGATGGCCGAGGGCATCGAGAGCTACAAGACGTTCATCCGCGGCCTGCTCGACATCACGGACAACCTCATCGTGACGCCCGAGGGCGAAACGGTCCGGCCGCCGGCCGACGTCGTCCGCCACGACGACGACGACTCCTACCTCGTGGTCGCTGCCGACAAGGGCACTGCGTCCTTCTCCGACATCGCCAACGGGCTGGCCGCCGAATACGGCTTCTGGCTCGGCGATGCGTTCGCCTCCGGCGGTTCGGTCGGCTATGACCACAAGGCCATGGGCATCACCGCCCGCGGCGCCTGGGAATCGGTCAAGCGCCACTTCAGCGAGCTGGATCTCGACACCCAGTCGGAGCCTTTCACCGTGGTGGGCGTCGGCGACATGTCCGGCGACGTGTTCGGCAACGGCATGCTGCTCTCCAAGCACATCCGCCTCCTGGCCGCCTTCGACCACCGGCACATCTTCCTGGACCCCACTCCGGACGAGGCAGCCTCCTACGCGGAGCGCCAGCGGCTCTTCGAACTGCCCCGGTCCTCGTGGGATGACTACAACAGGGCGCTCATTAGCGAAGGCGGCGGCGTCTTTGCCCGGCAGGCCAAGGTGATCCCGGTGTCCCCGCAGGTGCGTGCGGCCCTTGGACTCCCCGACGGCACCACGGAGCTGAGCCCGCCGGAACTCCTGCGCGCGATCCTGCTGGCCCCGGCTGACCTCCTCTACAACGGCGGCATCGGCACGTACGTCAAGGCGAGCACGGAATCCAACGCCGAGGTCGGCGACAAGGCCAACGACTCCATCCGCGTCGACGGCCGCGACCTGCGCGTCAAGGTGGTCGGGGAAGGCGGAAACCTGGGGATGACCCAGCGCGGACGCATCGAGGCGGCGCTCCAGGGCGTCATCCTCAACACCGACGCGATCGACAACTCCGCCGGCGTCGACTGCTCCGACCACGAGGTCAACATCAAGATCTTCGTGGACCGGATGGTCGCGGCAGGCAAGCTGGAGAGTGCGGAACGGGCGTCCTTCCTGTCCTCGATGACCGAGGAGGTCGGCCGGCTGGTGCTCGAGGACAACATCGACCAGAACATCCTGCTCCTGAACGATCGGATGCGGGTTTCCGAATGGAGCCCCAGCTACGAACGGCTCATGGACTGGCTGGAAAAGTCGGCTGACCTCAAGCGGGACCTGGAGGCCCTGCCCACCACGGCCTCGCTGCGCGAGCGGCTGGAGCAGGGACAGGGGCTGACCTCTCCGGAGCTGTCGGTCCTCGCCGCCTACGCCAAGATCGAACTTGCCAGCGCCCTGCGCGACAGCGACCTCGCCGATGATCCGTGGTTCCGCTCAACGCTGCGGGCCTACTTCCCGAAGCAGTTGCGGGAGAGGTTCGACGCCGAACTGGACACCCACCCGCTGCGCCGCGAAATCATCGCCACCGTCGTGGCCAACGACATGATCAACCTCGGCGGCATTACCTTCGCATTCCGCGCCATTGAGGAAACGTCGGCCACGGAAGCGGCCGTCGCCAAGGCGTTCGTGGCCCTCCGCGAGGTCTATGAGCTGAACATCATGGTCGCGGAACTCAACGAACTGCCGGCGTCGTTCCCGACCGAACACTGGAGCAACGTCCACCTGGACATCCGGCGGCTCCTGGACCGCGCGGTCCGGTGGCTCCTGGGCCAGGGCGGCACGTCGCGTCCCATCGCCGATATCGTGGGCGAATTCAAGCCGCTGATGGATCCGATGCGGGCCCGGCTCCTGGATTATCTCCGGGGCGATGACCGTGCCCGCGTGGCCGAGTGGCTGGAGAAGGCGCGCAGCTGGGACCTTCCCGAGGACCTGGCCCACCGCTGGGCGGAACTGTTCGAGAGCTTCGTGCTCCTGGACATCGCCAAGATCGTCCACGTCAGTCCGGAACCCGTGGCCGAGATTGCCCACGTGTACTACACGGTGTTCAACCGCTTCCATGCGGACTCACTCCTCGAACGCATCACCAAGCTGCCGAGGGAGGACCGCTGGCAGGCGCTGGCCCGTGCGGCGCTGCGCGACGACCTCTACTCCACCATTTCGGATATGACGACGGCGGTGCTGGAGAGCACTCCCGCCGGGGCTCCCGCGGAGGAACGGCTCACGGCGTGGGAAGGCCAGAATGTCGAGCAGCTCGGCCGGGCGAAGTCCATGTTCGATGAGGTCAATGCACTCGAAGCCGATGACATGGCCTCGCTGTCGGTAGCATTGAGGCTCTTGAGGTCAATCGTCCGACGCTAG